A single genomic interval of Shewanella psychropiezotolerans harbors:
- a CDS encoding esterase/lipase family protein: MNRWIYTLTILLLSLSSSFNATASTSTSATQYPIVLVHGLFGFDDIWGIDYFYRIPQALQRQGAQVFVANVSPANSSEVRGEQLRSYVQAVLAQTGADKVNLIGHSHGSPTIRYVASVSPEMVASVTSIGGVNWGSNVADFARSAIPADSAIEWLAQQGFNTLASIIAGISGNSGLPTDTIAAMESLTTAGSIAFNQRYPEGIPAQYCGQGSALADNGVYYFSWSGSGQLTHVFDVSDYPLSLTGLLFNEPNDGLVSSCSSHLGLVIKDNYKMNHLDEVNQTFGLVSWFETNPVTLYRQHLSRLAQLGL, translated from the coding sequence ATGAACAGATGGATCTACACACTGACAATTTTGCTCTTGAGCTTATCAAGTTCATTCAATGCGACGGCCAGCACGTCAACATCGGCAACACAATATCCCATAGTTCTGGTTCACGGCTTATTTGGTTTCGATGATATCTGGGGTATAGATTACTTCTACCGGATACCACAAGCACTACAGCGACAAGGCGCACAGGTATTTGTCGCAAATGTTTCACCGGCGAATTCAAGCGAGGTGCGAGGGGAGCAATTACGCAGTTACGTCCAAGCCGTTCTTGCACAAACTGGCGCCGATAAAGTCAACCTGATTGGTCACAGTCACGGCAGCCCAACCATACGTTACGTCGCCAGTGTCAGCCCTGAAATGGTGGCATCGGTGACCTCTATCGGCGGCGTAAATTGGGGCAGCAATGTTGCCGACTTCGCTCGCAGTGCAATACCAGCCGACTCGGCAATAGAATGGCTTGCTCAGCAAGGTTTTAATACCTTAGCCTCGATCATTGCCGGGATCTCCGGCAATAGCGGTCTGCCGACTGACACTATAGCAGCGATGGAATCACTCACTACGGCCGGCTCTATCGCATTTAATCAGCGCTATCCAGAAGGCATACCAGCCCAATACTGTGGCCAAGGTTCAGCACTCGCCGACAACGGTGTGTACTACTTCTCCTGGTCGGGTTCCGGTCAACTCACCCACGTGTTCGATGTCAGCGATTACCCATTGAGTCTAACGGGTCTGCTATTTAATGAGCCCAACGATGGACTGGTATCAAGTTGTAGCTCGCACTTAGGCTTAGTCATCAAAGATAACTACAAGATGAATCACTTAGATGAAGTGAATCAGACTTTCGGTCTGGTTAGCTGGTTTGAAACCAATCCTGTCACTCTATACAGACAGCACCTAAGCCGCTTAGCCCAACTCGGACTCTAA
- a CDS encoding lipase chaperone family protein encodes MNDRTKPSQKFTKLIGILGLISLILLSLGLVLYPTITTENRSSAAKLTNKTPEQEPSLRLQIEDAQPSQSPKVIWQPLKMELALRWKFDDIILEYQQNQTPLESQLIQLAHTLALDSTELAYLLALFGRYRDYQLALIEIKNLSPSIDEDMQMSQSLAFIEQAHDSQFQFFSEQEIQAFFAQDNAYDQQAIARAAIRQDNSLTPAQKQQLLAHQISQLDESEQQALLPSFQAEKIAAMLDNRQVQPPEMTPEISARVEKVRIAQDEWKTRVRGYQEFQLTIKEEYADTEEYELKIAIYIKQNFTSTEVKRLQVFLTNPSLYDAS; translated from the coding sequence ATGAACGACAGAACTAAGCCAAGCCAGAAATTCACTAAGCTTATCGGCATACTTGGGCTGATTTCGTTAATATTACTCAGCCTTGGTTTGGTTCTGTATCCGACTATCACTACAGAAAATCGAAGCTCGGCAGCCAAGTTAACCAATAAAACACCAGAACAAGAGCCATCACTTAGGTTACAGATTGAAGATGCTCAACCCTCACAGTCACCTAAAGTGATCTGGCAGCCATTAAAAATGGAGCTGGCACTAAGATGGAAGTTCGATGACATCATCTTAGAATACCAACAAAATCAAACGCCCTTAGAATCTCAGCTAATCCAGCTGGCTCATACTCTAGCGCTAGACTCGACTGAACTAGCCTACCTTTTGGCCTTATTCGGACGTTATCGTGACTATCAATTGGCTCTTATTGAGATAAAAAATCTCAGTCCCAGCATAGATGAAGATATGCAGATGAGCCAAAGCCTTGCGTTTATCGAGCAGGCTCACGATAGCCAATTTCAATTTTTCAGTGAGCAGGAGATCCAAGCCTTCTTCGCACAGGACAATGCTTACGACCAACAGGCGATAGCCAGAGCGGCCATCAGACAAGATAACTCCCTGACCCCAGCACAAAAGCAGCAATTACTGGCACATCAGATAAGTCAGTTAGATGAGTCAGAGCAACAAGCGTTGCTTCCCAGCTTTCAAGCCGAAAAAATTGCCGCTATGCTCGATAACAGGCAAGTTCAACCACCGGAGATGACACCGGAAATCTCAGCCAGAGTAGAGAAAGTAAGAATAGCGCAAGATGAGTGGAAAACGCGGGTAAGAGGCTATCAAGAGTTTCAGCTGACGATAAAGGAAGAGTATGCGGATACAGAGGAGTACGAGCTAAAAATTGCAATATATATTAAGCAGAATTTCACCTCGACAGAGGTAAAGCGATTGCAGGTTTTTTTAACAAATCCCAGTCTATATGATGCCAGCTAA
- a CDS encoding DUF4136 domain-containing protein: MDHVETSPMRTTMVTTGDLGFISEKTSRFAWHPSLENVVADERINSEKVVRHMRTSITQMMESKGYRLVSIDESPDLLIGFGLALESNMSDAEILKEAGLVAGLSTAGIDSDQYEKGSVLVALFKPMQLQPVWRVLAQGFTDFKQSGEQRQQRFDELISLMLGSIPSV, encoded by the coding sequence GTGGACCATGTTGAAACCAGCCCAATGCGCACGACTATGGTGACTACGGGTGATCTAGGTTTCATTTCTGAAAAAACTTCTCGTTTTGCCTGGCATCCCTCATTGGAAAATGTGGTTGCGGATGAGAGAATTAACAGTGAAAAAGTCGTTCGTCATATGCGCACCTCGATCACTCAGATGATGGAGTCTAAAGGTTATCGACTCGTGTCCATCGATGAGTCTCCGGATCTGCTGATAGGGTTTGGTTTGGCACTCGAGTCCAACATGAGTGATGCCGAGATCTTGAAGGAAGCCGGATTAGTGGCTGGCTTATCGACTGCTGGTATCGATAGCGATCAGTATGAGAAAGGCTCAGTGTTAGTGGCGCTATTTAAGCCTATGCAACTACAGCCAGTTTGGCGAGTGTTAGCACAAGGTTTTACCGACTTTAAGCAGTCTGGTGAACAGAGACAGCAACGTTTTGACGAACTTATCTCTTTAATGTTGGGAAGCATTCCTAGCGTTTAA
- a CDS encoding LysE family translocator produces MELILAIALFAFSSGITPGPNNVMLMSSGVNFGIKRSLPHLTGICLGFPCMVLAIGLGMSALFQTYPVIHLVIKYIGIAYLLYLSWLIANSSSKMEGKQTSNPLSFIQAAAFQWVNPKGWIMAVGAIATFTNLDTALTPQVLTIAAVFLGVAFPCAMTWLGFGVALKRLLKNERQQKIFNISMALLLVVSIIPMVSP; encoded by the coding sequence ATGGAACTCATTTTAGCTATTGCTCTGTTTGCCTTCTCGTCCGGGATAACTCCGGGGCCAAACAACGTTATGTTGATGAGCTCAGGGGTCAACTTTGGCATTAAACGTAGCCTGCCGCACTTAACTGGGATCTGCCTTGGTTTCCCTTGTATGGTACTTGCCATAGGTTTAGGCATGAGTGCCTTATTCCAGACCTATCCGGTCATTCATTTAGTCATCAAATATATAGGCATTGCTTATCTGCTCTACCTCTCATGGCTTATCGCCAATAGCAGCAGTAAGATGGAAGGCAAACAGACATCGAATCCATTAAGTTTCATACAGGCGGCAGCCTTTCAATGGGTCAACCCTAAAGGCTGGATCATGGCCGTGGGCGCAATAGCCACCTTCACCAATCTTGATACCGCATTAACACCCCAAGTATTGACTATCGCGGCTGTTTTCCTCGGCGTGGCCTTTCCCTGCGCCATGACTTGGTTAGGTTTTGGCGTCGCCTTAAAACGCCTACTCAAAAATGAACGGCAACAGAAAATCTTCAACATCTCTATGGCACTCTTACTCGTGGTGTCGATCATCCCCATGGTGTCGCCATAA
- a CDS encoding DUF1415 domain-containing protein encodes MSQHEQDKELQLIAQQTQSWVEQVIMKYNICPFARREVERGSIRYAVIDESKMHNVLEALIKECKLLDDNPDVETTLFIVPRGFEGFYPYLDLVDVANNLLIEQGYEGVYQLASMHPDYCFDGEPMDEPSNYTNRSPYPLLHIIRETSMEQALASYKDPESIPERNIEFTQRKGSDFFAKLLSQCMKK; translated from the coding sequence ATGTCACAGCACGAACAAGACAAAGAACTTCAGCTCATCGCGCAGCAGACTCAAAGTTGGGTAGAGCAAGTGATAATGAAGTACAACATCTGTCCGTTCGCTCGCCGGGAAGTCGAACGTGGCAGCATACGCTACGCGGTGATCGATGAGTCCAAGATGCATAATGTACTCGAAGCCTTGATAAAAGAGTGTAAGTTGTTGGATGACAATCCAGATGTTGAGACCACCCTGTTTATTGTCCCCCGTGGTTTCGAGGGCTTCTACCCTTATCTGGATCTGGTCGATGTCGCCAACAATCTGCTTATCGAACAAGGCTATGAAGGCGTATACCAGCTAGCCAGTATGCATCCGGATTACTGTTTCGACGGCGAACCTATGGATGAACCATCGAACTACACCAATCGCTCCCCCTACCCTTTACTCCATATCATTCGGGAGACCAGCATGGAGCAAGCACTAGCCAGCTATAAGGATCCTGAATCCATTCCCGAGCGTAATATCGAGTTTACCCAGCGTAAAGGCAGTGACTTCTTCGCCAAGCTACTCTCCCAATGCATGAAGAAATAA
- the rihA gene encoding pyrimidine-specific ribonucleoside hydrolase RihA, translating to MTSRPIICDCDPGHDDAISLILAFSTKALDVLAVTTSAGNQTPDKTLNNALRILTLLEQYDVPVAGGALKPLARELIIADNVHGESGLDGPKLPDPAFAPVELSAVELMAQKIRDSEVPVILNPTGPLTNIALLLASHPELHTKIDSIVLMGGAAAAGNWTPAAEFNIFVDPESADMVFKSGIPIVMCGLDVTHQAYIVQQDIERIRAIDNPVAQCVAGLLDFFMIYHQDPKWGLKGAPLHDPCTIAWLLKPELFTAQDVWVGIETKGEHTQGMTVVDRYQLSGNKPNAKVLFDVDREGFVDLIVECLQAYNK from the coding sequence ATGACGAGTCGTCCCATTATCTGTGATTGTGATCCCGGGCATGATGATGCCATCTCCCTTATTCTTGCCTTTAGCACTAAAGCCTTGGATGTGCTGGCTGTGACCACGAGTGCAGGAAATCAGACTCCGGATAAGACACTGAATAATGCGCTACGCATACTGACCTTGCTGGAGCAATATGACGTGCCCGTTGCCGGTGGCGCCCTTAAGCCTCTGGCTCGAGAGCTGATCATTGCCGATAATGTTCATGGAGAGTCCGGACTGGATGGCCCTAAGCTGCCAGATCCGGCTTTCGCTCCGGTCGAGCTCAGCGCGGTGGAGTTGATGGCGCAGAAAATTCGAGACAGTGAGGTTCCGGTTATTCTTAACCCCACGGGCCCCTTGACCAATATCGCCCTGCTGTTGGCTAGCCATCCCGAGCTGCACACTAAGATAGACAGCATAGTCTTGATGGGAGGCGCCGCGGCTGCGGGCAACTGGACGCCGGCCGCCGAGTTCAATATTTTTGTCGATCCTGAATCGGCCGATATGGTGTTTAAATCAGGTATCCCCATCGTCATGTGCGGATTGGATGTGACTCACCAAGCGTATATTGTGCAGCAAGATATAGAGCGAATTCGCGCCATAGATAATCCGGTTGCTCAGTGCGTCGCAGGTCTGTTGGATTTCTTCATGATCTATCATCAAGACCCTAAGTGGGGACTCAAGGGGGCGCCGCTGCACGATCCGTGCACCATAGCCTGGCTGCTGAAACCTGAGCTGTTTACTGCCCAAGATGTGTGGGTTGGTATCGAGACTAAGGGAGAGCATACCCAAGGCATGACAGTCGTGGACCGCTATCAGCTGTCGGGTAATAAGCCGAATGCCAAGGTGTTGTTCGATGTGGATCGTGAGGGTTTTGTCGATCTTATCGTCGAATGTTTGCAGGCGTATAATAAATAG
- a CDS encoding GNAT family N-acetyltransferase yields MITTRAVTSQDVSRIWQIRTDAILEGCSTHYTRYEVQTWAGSPMPEAFTEVLLSLGAIVAVELVDELSVEQVAEALGECGSNIQGDTPEKILGFGFIDAAQCRLEAVFVDPEAVGMGIGKLLAIELEVQAKKAGVKTLSLSSSLNAVGFYKKLGFNAGDETRWRHPTGIELMCIPMCKLL; encoded by the coding sequence ATGATCACGACACGAGCCGTGACATCACAGGATGTGAGCCGGATTTGGCAGATAAGGACTGATGCCATATTAGAGGGATGCAGTACGCATTATACCCGATACGAGGTGCAAACCTGGGCTGGCTCGCCCATGCCGGAAGCGTTCACTGAGGTCCTGTTATCTCTCGGCGCTATTGTCGCCGTTGAATTGGTCGATGAACTCTCTGTAGAACAAGTCGCTGAAGCTCTGGGAGAATGCGGTAGCAATATCCAGGGGGATACCCCAGAAAAGATTCTGGGTTTTGGCTTTATTGATGCGGCTCAATGTCGTTTAGAGGCCGTCTTTGTTGACCCCGAAGCCGTAGGCATGGGCATAGGTAAGTTGCTTGCAATCGAGCTTGAAGTGCAGGCCAAAAAAGCGGGCGTTAAGACCTTGTCACTGTCATCTTCATTAAATGCCGTCGGTTTTTATAAAAAGTTAGGCTTTAACGCCGGAGATGAGACTCGCTGGCGCCACCCAACGGGTATTGAGCTTATGTGCATCCCCATGTGTAAATTATTATGA
- a CDS encoding ribonuclease H family protein yields MAKKFYVVWVGRETGIFTTWDEAKRQVDKFPKAKYKSFKTKSEADAAFSRGASSAYAAKPASSSSASKSQKAPTAKTSASNADYDVVIYTDGGCEPNPGKAGSGVAVYKDNELSELWYGLYNSYGTNNSAELNALHQALLIAKENLAAGKSAHIRSDSQYSINCITNWAYGWKTKGWKRKTAGDIKNLDVIQASHALYDELKEKLVISHVAAHIGIEGNELADRMSIYAIDKKDTEFCRYPKPIVLAEILSLRTG; encoded by the coding sequence ATGGCTAAAAAGTTTTATGTGGTTTGGGTCGGGCGCGAAACAGGGATTTTTACCACTTGGGATGAAGCCAAGCGTCAGGTCGATAAATTCCCTAAGGCCAAATACAAATCTTTCAAGACAAAATCCGAGGCCGATGCCGCATTTTCAAGAGGCGCATCGAGTGCCTACGCCGCTAAGCCAGCTAGCTCATCTAGCGCAAGCAAGAGTCAAAAAGCTCCGACAGCTAAAACATCAGCTTCTAACGCTGACTATGATGTGGTGATCTATACCGATGGTGGCTGTGAGCCAAACCCGGGTAAAGCAGGATCTGGCGTTGCCGTGTATAAAGATAATGAGTTGTCTGAACTCTGGTACGGGCTATATAACAGCTATGGCACCAACAACTCAGCCGAGTTAAATGCATTGCATCAGGCGCTATTAATCGCAAAAGAGAACTTGGCAGCAGGTAAATCGGCACACATTCGCAGTGACTCCCAATACTCGATAAATTGCATCACCAATTGGGCCTATGGCTGGAAAACCAAAGGCTGGAAACGCAAAACTGCCGGTGACATCAAAAACCTGGATGTCATTCAGGCATCACATGCCCTGTATGACGAGCTTAAAGAAAAACTGGTTATCTCCCATGTTGCGGCCCATATAGGCATAGAAGGTAACGAGTTAGCCGACAGAATGTCTATCTATGCCATAGATAAAAAAGATACAGAGTTTTGCCGCTATCCTAAGCCGATAGTGCTTGCTGAGATTTTAAGTTTACGCACGGGGTAA
- a CDS encoding sulfotransferase family protein: MTEQKVFIIGLPRTATTSVCVATLSLGFKTAHTAYTQRAMDEAQIIADTPIFCDYQQLDKVYPNAKFVYLTRESDKWLPSIRQLLARMFTNLQRSDGGFNPILKRCYNEVFEPLTLDNIAKDSFLLECYQRHYQGALDYFNGREQDLLIIDVADAGNFQRLANFLSITDIAPSQNFEHINIGGKVTAWKKIKHPLKIEATEKGKIDSIKR; this comes from the coding sequence GTGACAGAGCAGAAAGTATTTATCATAGGCCTACCGAGAACGGCCACCACCAGCGTCTGTGTCGCCACCCTTTCTTTGGGGTTTAAAACCGCGCACACCGCCTACACCCAAAGAGCCATGGATGAGGCCCAGATCATCGCCGACACGCCGATTTTTTGTGATTATCAGCAACTCGACAAAGTCTATCCAAATGCTAAGTTCGTTTACCTTACCCGAGAGTCGGATAAGTGGCTGCCTTCTATTCGCCAGTTGTTAGCGCGCATGTTTACCAACTTACAACGCAGTGACGGTGGTTTTAACCCGATATTAAAGCGTTGCTATAACGAGGTATTTGAACCGCTGACTTTAGATAATATTGCCAAAGACAGCTTCTTGCTTGAGTGTTATCAGCGTCATTACCAAGGCGCATTAGACTATTTTAACGGCCGAGAGCAAGACCTGCTGATTATAGATGTCGCTGATGCTGGAAACTTTCAACGGCTAGCCAACTTTTTAAGCATCACAGATATCGCCCCCTCGCAGAATTTTGAACATATCAATATTGGCGGTAAGGTCACAGCCTGGAAAAAGATAAAACATCCGTTGAAAATAGAAGCGACCGAGAAAGGTAAAATCGACAGCATTAAGCGATGA
- the miaE gene encoding tRNA-(ms[2]io[6]A)-hydroxylase, which produces MFDLKYHTPFKWTEKVLADFDTFLQDHASAEKKASGMAMSMLSHYPQHKKLARAMTDLALEELIHFKQVLKLIHGRDNELGRDQKDEYITQVRKLHRHPSDQLFLDRMLIAGVIEARGFERFSLVAEALEPGKEKDFYEAIAKSEEKHKEMFVELAYEYFDKDLVDTRLEELLVDEAKICESIPFTAALH; this is translated from the coding sequence ATGTTTGATTTGAAATACCACACGCCGTTTAAGTGGACCGAAAAGGTATTAGCCGATTTCGATACCTTTTTACAAGATCATGCTTCGGCAGAAAAGAAAGCATCGGGCATGGCCATGTCTATGTTGTCCCATTATCCTCAGCATAAAAAGCTAGCCCGTGCGATGACAGATCTGGCCCTCGAAGAGCTGATCCATTTCAAGCAAGTATTAAAGCTTATCCACGGCCGCGACAATGAACTGGGTCGAGATCAAAAAGATGAGTACATCACTCAGGTACGCAAACTTCATAGACACCCAAGCGATCAACTGTTTTTAGATCGCATGCTCATCGCCGGTGTCATCGAAGCCCGAGGTTTTGAGCGTTTCTCTCTCGTTGCCGAAGCACTCGAGCCAGGTAAAGAGAAAGACTTCTATGAAGCCATTGCTAAGTCGGAAGAGAAACATAAAGAAATGTTTGTCGAACTGGCTTATGAGTATTTCGATAAAGACTTGGTTGATACACGTTTAGAAGAACTGCTTGTCGATGAAGCCAAGATTTGTGAAAGCATTCCTTTCACCGCAGCACTGCATTAA
- a CDS encoding LysR family transcriptional regulator, giving the protein MDRFTAMRSFVEVANTASFTQAADNLSLSRLQVSRHVQDLESWLKLRLLHRTTRKVSLTHAGEAALKRCERILDETAALEFEALSQADKLSGTIRITAPIGLSQNMLIDLVEDFTELHPLVNIDIFASDTYSQLVDERIDIALRYTQQPDESLIARKLFSIDSVLCASEEYLKLHGEPVSPAELTKHNCLVHLGMSEWRFIRDNQQFSVEVKGNIQGNDVGLLLRSAIRGKGVVRLPCDLANPIIAAKQLQPILLDYYFPSSPLWAVYLSRSYQLPLVRQFIDFIAEQWQQDIKRLEPVD; this is encoded by the coding sequence ATGGATAGGTTTACTGCAATGCGAAGTTTTGTCGAGGTGGCCAATACTGCCAGTTTCACTCAGGCTGCTGATAATTTGAGCTTGAGCAGACTGCAGGTGTCTCGCCATGTACAAGACCTTGAGTCTTGGTTGAAGCTGAGGCTATTGCATCGCACCACTCGGAAGGTGAGTTTGACCCATGCAGGGGAGGCGGCATTAAAGCGTTGTGAGCGGATCTTAGATGAAACCGCGGCATTGGAGTTCGAGGCCTTGTCTCAGGCAGATAAGTTATCGGGAACGATTCGAATTACAGCGCCAATCGGACTCTCACAAAATATGTTGATTGATTTAGTGGAAGATTTTACCGAGCTTCATCCCTTGGTCAACATAGATATTTTTGCCTCGGATACTTACTCGCAATTAGTGGACGAGCGCATCGATATAGCGCTTAGGTATACTCAGCAACCCGATGAAAGCCTGATAGCACGTAAATTGTTTTCGATTGATTCTGTGCTGTGCGCGTCGGAAGAATACCTCAAATTGCATGGCGAGCCCGTATCGCCAGCTGAACTAACCAAGCATAACTGTTTAGTGCATCTTGGCATGTCTGAGTGGCGCTTTATCCGTGATAATCAACAATTCTCGGTTGAGGTGAAAGGCAATATTCAAGGTAATGATGTGGGTTTATTACTTAGATCTGCTATCCGAGGCAAGGGTGTTGTCAGGTTACCCTGCGATCTCGCTAACCCAATCATTGCCGCTAAACAGCTGCAACCAATACTCTTGGATTATTACTTTCCCAGTAGTCCCCTGTGGGCCGTGTATCTGTCCCGCAGTTATCAACTACCTCTAGTGAGACAGTTTATCGACTTTATTGCTGAGCAATGGCAACAAGACATTAAACGCTTAGAGCCCGTGGATTAG
- a CDS encoding short chain dehydrogenase yields MKILAIGANGIIGKAVVNCLAKDHDVISVGHSRGDITVDTQSKDSIRALFEQVGMVDAVVSMAGNGAMGSLADMPDSGYQTVLDSKVMGQVNLVRIGLEYLNYGGSITLTSGQSSDNPSLGTAAISMATAAVNGFVGAAALELIDGKRLNVVSPSFVKETMEMLGMDSSTGMPADELAAYYVASVSGQKNGAVYQAVAGLEE; encoded by the coding sequence ATGAAAATTTTAGCAATTGGTGCGAACGGCATTATCGGTAAGGCAGTGGTTAATTGTTTAGCAAAGGATCATGATGTTATCTCAGTGGGCCATAGCCGAGGTGATATTACTGTCGATACTCAAAGCAAAGACTCGATTCGAGCCTTGTTTGAGCAGGTGGGCATGGTGGATGCCGTAGTGAGCATGGCGGGCAATGGCGCCATGGGGAGTCTTGCGGACATGCCTGATTCTGGTTACCAGACTGTGCTGGACAGTAAGGTGATGGGGCAGGTTAATCTGGTACGAATAGGGCTTGAATATCTTAATTACGGGGGCTCTATTACCTTAACTTCGGGTCAGTCATCTGATAATCCTTCACTAGGGACGGCTGCTATCTCTATGGCGACTGCGGCGGTCAATGGTTTCGTTGGCGCTGCAGCACTTGAGTTAATCGACGGTAAAAGGCTTAACGTCGTGAGCCCAAGCTTTGTTAAAGAGACGATGGAGATGCTGGGTATGGACAGCAGTACAGGTATGCCAGCCGATGAGCTTGCTGCCTATTATGTTGCCAGTGTTAGCGGACAGAAAAATGGTGCTGTATATCAGGCCGTCGCAGGTCTAGAAGAGTAA
- a CDS encoding LysR family transcriptional regulator, which yields MVNLEHLQVINTICAEGSFQKASEKLHKVRSAVSYSVKQVESYYDIQIFNRQTYRPELTADGKLLIVKIRQLLKQASDFETYVNELKGECETELRFGVSSNFPLDRITELLLELKQTFPSTTIHLEIEVASGERMLLDEKVDIAIYGAPFKNKAVDYNLIDTMNIPLLISKLLPLKDLNKVTEDELAAYPQVIVKSTDSKSPDTSFIDATLKWYVTDLHTKKTLITQGLGWGRLPEHLVKKELESGDLITLDTLGEFKLPMYVSKLKNRALGPVALKIWNYFQ from the coding sequence ATGGTGAATTTAGAACATCTTCAGGTTATCAATACCATCTGTGCAGAAGGCAGCTTTCAGAAAGCCAGCGAGAAACTACATAAGGTGCGCTCGGCTGTGTCCTACTCAGTAAAACAGGTCGAGTCTTATTACGATATTCAGATCTTTAATCGTCAAACCTATCGACCTGAACTCACGGCAGACGGAAAACTCTTAATTGTAAAAATTAGGCAGCTACTCAAGCAGGCCAGTGATTTTGAAACCTACGTGAATGAGCTAAAGGGTGAGTGTGAGACAGAGTTACGCTTTGGGGTGAGCTCCAACTTCCCTCTGGATAGAATCACTGAGCTGCTGCTCGAATTGAAGCAAACGTTCCCGAGCACCACGATTCATCTGGAAATTGAAGTCGCATCAGGCGAGAGAATGTTACTGGATGAAAAGGTCGATATTGCAATCTATGGTGCCCCGTTTAAAAATAAAGCGGTGGACTATAACCTAATCGATACCATGAATATCCCTCTGCTAATATCTAAGCTGCTCCCCCTTAAAGATCTCAATAAAGTGACAGAAGATGAGCTTGCCGCTTATCCTCAGGTGATAGTCAAATCGACCGACAGTAAATCACCGGATACCAGTTTTATTGATGCTACTCTTAAGTGGTATGTCACCGACCTTCATACAAAAAAGACCTTAATCACTCAAGGTCTGGGCTGGGGACGACTGCCTGAACATCTGGTTAAGAAAGAGCTGGAAAGCGGGGACTTGATCACACTGGATACCTTAGGAGAGTTCAAACTTCCTATGTATGTCTCTAAACTAAAAAACAGAGCATTAGGGCCTGTCGCCCTTAAGATTTGGAATTATTTTCAATAG
- a CDS encoding helix-turn-helix transcriptional regulator, whose product MHPSVWLKPGILIIYGSALDTAPHKHHAIQLILPSPNASYQLNNTAGTGALVIDADVEHQLSMASGWILLIEPLSHWGKALQEKLAGRPTCDIEQQSSTMPSIAGSDDQPFPLLTPLFEQLGLGSYPNTFTSQPTDKRIQSLVSQLDKCINGDCVKPSNWRAAQVAEQLALSESRFLHLFREEMAIAWRPYLLWRRMFCAINALKQGSNATQAAYLAGFADSAHLSRTFKNNFGMTIRQALALLQLKSYSNLNK is encoded by the coding sequence ATGCACCCAAGCGTTTGGCTCAAACCCGGCATATTAATCATTTATGGCTCGGCGCTCGATACTGCCCCCCATAAGCACCATGCGATTCAACTGATATTGCCAAGCCCAAACGCCTCTTATCAGCTAAATAATACAGCTGGAACTGGTGCGCTGGTGATCGATGCCGACGTGGAGCACCAACTTTCCATGGCATCTGGCTGGATACTCCTGATCGAACCTCTGAGCCATTGGGGGAAAGCCCTGCAAGAGAAGCTTGCTGGCCGCCCTACATGCGACATAGAGCAGCAATCATCCACTATGCCATCAATTGCAGGCAGCGACGACCAGCCCTTTCCCCTATTAACACCACTCTTTGAACAGCTAGGTCTAGGCAGTTATCCCAACACATTCACCAGTCAGCCCACAGACAAACGTATACAGAGTCTGGTTTCGCAACTGGACAAGTGCATTAATGGCGATTGCGTTAAGCCCAGCAATTGGCGGGCTGCGCAGGTTGCAGAGCAACTAGCTCTATCTGAGAGTCGTTTTCTCCATCTATTTCGCGAGGAGATGGCCATAGCCTGGCGCCCCTACTTGCTATGGCGTCGAATGTTCTGCGCCATTAATGCCTTAAAACAAGGTAGCAATGCAACTCAGGCCGCTTACTTAGCAGGCTTTGCCGACAGTGCTCACTTAAGCCGGACATTTAAAAATAATTTCGGCATGACAATTCGCCAAGCATTAGCCCTACTCCAGCTTAAATCCTATTCCAACTTAAATAAATAA